A region of Tigriopus californicus strain San Diego chromosome 7, Tcal_SD_v2.1, whole genome shotgun sequence DNA encodes the following proteins:
- the LOC131883732 gene encoding uncharacterized histidine-rich protein DDB_G0274557-like, whose protein sequence is MQIGAPSNLKLSTSTTSFYLQLQVHGQVYDPNVCHCVYPASRTFLNSFYTLGVVMLTVMVCCFLVFGVQKGDENVLNSSRRGRSIDGSVGSSGSHHIHPRSSCSYSQSRFRDEDFFEDPEQRTRLTNHHGHSHHTHHGHSHHHHNHNHHTSNPNGNTGAPR, encoded by the exons ATGCAAATTGGTGCCCCCTCTAATCTGAAACTGTCAACGTCAACAACCTCTTTCTATCTTCAACTGCAGGTTCATGGTCAAGTCTACGACCCCAACGTGTGTCATTGTGTCTATCCAGCTTCAAGGACGTTTCTCAACTCATTCTATACCCTAGG CGTTGTGATGCTGACCGTGATGGTTTGCTGTTTCCTCGTGTTTGGAGTCCAGAAAGGGGAcgaaaatgttctcaattcatCGCGAAGAGG ACGAAGCATCGATGGGAGTGTGGGGAGTAGTGGGAGTCACCACATCCATCCTCGAAGCAGCTGTTCGTATTCCCAGTCGCGATTCAGAGATGAGGACTTCTTTGAGGATCCCGAGCAACGCACTCGACTCACCAACCATCATGGGCACTCTCACCACACTCATCATGGGCACTCTCACCATCACCATAATCATAATCACCATACATCCAATCCAAATGGGAACACGGGTGCGCCCAGATGA
- the LOC131883731 gene encoding phospholipid phosphatase 5-like, whose translation MRKTSLLPSILSRLLQEASLRLFLLILFIYLEYQEPFHRVIHQEEAYLYSNPTTISFFPVVYLWLVVVFVPALTILCVQIFHRIDILDLLSAVLCVSLVLLLNGVLTNIIKLSVGRPRPDFMSRCWPDGNVPPSTFDDPFNQHFECTGNLAKILDGRKSFPSGHSSFAFATFGFVFFYVSGKLRTFARDPSLFFQSHRFLISIFTLIMPLAIAVSRTCDYHHHWQDVVVGSLLGFGLAGLVYGLYFPSLTSRHCDQCLVTTALTSSNQYEHGSVDAKGDNGRGGSHRFLRQSLNDDDVEASLNSNSPRFKPFQRDVKLI comes from the exons ATGAGGAAAACCTCACTTCTTCCCAGTATCTTAAGCAGATTACTCCAAGAAGCCTCATTACGGCTCTTCTTACTGATCCTATTCATATATCTCGAGTACCAGGAGCCCTTCCATAGGGTCATCCACCAGGAGGAGGCCTATCTCTATTCTAACCCCACAACCATTAGTTTCTTTCCCGTTGTTTATCTCTGGCTGGTTGTGGTATTTGTACCCGCGTTGACTATCCTATGCGTTCAAATCTTCCATCGGATTGACATTCTGGACTTGTTGAGTGCGGTTTTATGTGTCAgtcttgttttgcttttgaatggcGTGCTCACTAATATCATCAAATTGAGTGTGGGTCGGCCCAGACCGGATTTTATGAGCCGATGTTGGCCCGATGGGAACGTGCCTCCCAGCACATTTGATGATCCTTTCAATCAACATTTCGAGTGTACTGGGAATCTGGCCAAGATCCTGGATGGCCGGAAGAGTTTTCCGAGTGGTCACTCCTCATTTGCCTTCGCCACTTTTGGATTTGTGTTCTTTTACGTGTCCGGAAAACTCCGGACGTTTGCCCGAGATCCGAGTCTTTTCTTCCAATCTCATCGCTTTCTAATCAGTATTTTCACGTTAATAA TGCCGTTGGCCATAGCCGTGTCTAGGACTTgtgattatcatcatcattggcaAGATGTGGTGGTAGGATCCCTTTTGGGCTTTGGTTTGGCTGGCCTTGTATATGGTTTGTATTTCCCATCTTTGACTTCTCGCCATTGTGATCAATGCCTGGTTACCACGGCATTGACATCTTCAAACCAATATGAGCATGGCTCAGTTGATGCCAAAGGGGACAATGGAAGGGGCGGAAGTCACAGATTTTTACGTCAATCCCTCAACGACGACGATGTTGAAGCCAGTTTGAACTCGAACTCTCCGCGCTTTAAGCCATTTCAACGCGATGTGAAACTCATCTAA
- the LOC131883726 gene encoding ankyrin-3-like — translation MVIGNTDTVRVILDCLQDQCYNIAQSTFIIVVPDCALTFIDDPVVVDSAEMNSNGQSTASTPRTGSGGVAQAANLVGQNLNHNDLGGSTTTGGFSDELDDPNAPINQDFMVSLLVDARGGAMHGCRYSGVKVTIPPRTAPQPMRITCRYVRTENLLYPPTLNEGEGLASRVLQMGPVGSRFLGPVLIEVPHVASLRHGERETAILRCDSASRGKWVEHPQEDFMEKILKESLAEESFSTSGGQSSPVSSPSRVVQETVMPQQIVRIVASDFPQYFAVISRVRQDIRQVGPEGAVLSAALCPRARVQIPPKALTKETDIGISAQRIEDDIVEEILVQGGAVSPIVTLEPRRRKFHKAITVNMPLPERSLRTLRNGLEDTSTSAGSSRKTSSESLNKLKGISSLTPPPPAIVPDSQIETSLKLVCSMSANMHRSCWEDVTMETPLSFANGCVQFTSIISASFWLINCPNWMSQDAMTLVDQLYKGNMRVPYIARFFIFARRHSSDEVQVRILCLTEPHKEDVTLEAQEEFRELCKSDFVEIYQKAEIGVKFGGNIVFSDTDDGHHTSPEDRRLRFRPFFEGRESYLVKRRNNKNPYPKGKVTLYTGVDNLLYEAKIDLTKFL, via the exons ATGGTGATCGGTAATACAGACACAGTGAGAGTGATTCTTGACTGCCTTCAGGACCAGTGTTATAATATCGCCCAATCAACGTTCATCATTGTCGTGCCAGATTGTGCCTTAACCTTTATCGACGATCCTGTCGTCGTGGACAGCGCCGAGATGAACAGCAACGGCCAGTCCACGGCCTCCACACCCCGTACGGGTAGTGGAGGCGTGGCTCAGGCGGCCAATCTCGTGGGGCAAAACCTCAATCATAATGATTTGGGCGGCAGCACCACCACCGGGGGCTTCAGTGATGAGCTGGATGATCCCAATGCGCCCATCAATCAGGATTTCATGGTCAGCTTATTGGTGGATGCACGGGGAGGCGCCATGCATGGATGCAGATACAGTGGAGTGAAG GTGACCATTCCACCACGAACTGCTCCGCAGCCGATGCGAATCACGTGTAGATATGTCAGAACCGAAAATTTGCTCTATCCACCCACTTTAAACGAGGGAGAAG GCCTGGCCTCACGTGTCCTTCAAATGGGTCCAGTGGGCTCTCGCTTTCTTGGGCCTGTGCTTATTGAGGTACCTCATGTGGCCTCTCTACGCCATGGTGAACGAGAGACCGCTATACTTCGCTGTGATTCCGCCTCCAGAGGCAAATGGGTGGAGCACCCTCAAGAAGACTTCATGGAAAAAATCCTGAAG GAGTCCTTGGCTGAGGAGTCGTTTTCGACGTCCGGAGGTCAATCTTCCCCTGTCTCTTCACCTTCCAGGGTGGTCCAGGAAACCGTCATGCCACAACAAATCGTCCGAATAGTCGCCTCAGATTTTCCCCAATACTTTGCCGTCATCTCCAGAGTCCGACAAGATATCAGACAAGTCGGTCCAGAGGGAGCCGTTCTTTCAGCTGCACTCTGCCCAAGGGCACGAGTTCAAATCCCGCCAAA AGCCTTAACAAAAGAAACAGACATTGGCATCAGTGCTCAGAGAATAGAAGATGACATCGTTGAGGAGATTCTTGTGCAAGGGGGAGCGGTCAGTCCCATCGTAACGCTCGAACCCCGACGGCGAAAGTTCCACAAAGCCATCACTGTCAATATGCCCCTCCCTGAACGGTCACTTCGGACATTGAGAAATGGCCTTGAAGACACTTCCACATCAGCTGGGAGCTCGCGCAAGACGAGTTCCGAAAGCCTGAATAAGCTCAAAG GAATATCCTCACTCACTCCGCCCCCTCCAGCCATTGTGCCAGATTCTCAAATTGAAACCTCTCTCAAGTTGGTGTGTTCCATGTCAGCCAATATGCATCGGTCATGCTGGGAGGATGTGACAATGGAAACGCCTCTCTCTTTTGCCAATGGATGTGTCCAGTTCACATCCATCATTTCCGCCTCCTTCTGGTTGATCAACTGTCCAAATTGGATGAGCCAGGATGCCATGACTTTGGTGGACCAACTCTACAAG GGGAACATGCGTGTTCCATACATAGCTCGattcttcatttttgctcGCCGACATTCTTCGGATGAGGTCCAAGTTCGAATTCTGTGCCTGACCGAGCCTCACAAAGAGGACGTCACTCTTGAGGCTCAAGAGGAGTTTCGTGAGCTGTGCAAAAGTGATTTTGTAGAAATCTATCAGAAAGCCGAGATCGGGGTGAAGTTTGGCGGCAATATCGTTTTTAGTGATACCGACGATGGCCACCACACCAGTCCCGAAGACCGGCGTCTCCGATTCCGGCCGTTTTTCGAAGGTCGTGAATCGTACCTCGTGAAGCGAAGGAACAATAAGAATCCTTACCCAAAGGGTAAAGTGACTCTTTATACAGGGGTGGATAACTTGCTCTATGAGGCCAAGATTGACCTCACCAAGTTCTTGTAG